Proteins encoded within one genomic window of Nitrospina gracilis 3/211:
- a CDS encoding c-type cytochrome — translation MLYHRPRLKRTEGTRATTVLALLTLGLVLASAPALAAKDCPQPRKTKTAPSKFQKMEIPKTASAQNGETLFQKSAKPMACKMCHGDKGDGKGPLGKALKPAPRNFTCAKTMNDISPGQMFWVIKNGSPGTGMVAHGKQLSDKEIWDLVKYINTSLAK, via the coding sequence ATGCTTTATCACCGACCCCGTTTGAAACGGACTGAGGGAACCAGGGCAACGACGGTGCTGGCTCTGCTGACGCTGGGCCTGGTGCTGGCGTCCGCGCCGGCACTGGCGGCAAAGGACTGCCCGCAACCGCGCAAGACCAAAACCGCCCCGTCCAAGTTTCAGAAAATGGAGATTCCCAAAACCGCCAGTGCCCAGAACGGAGAAACCCTGTTCCAGAAATCCGCCAAACCAATGGCCTGCAAGATGTGTCACGGTGACAAAGGCGACGGCAAGGGGCCCCTGGGCAAGGCGCTGAAACCGGCTCCGCGCAATTTCACCTGCGCCAAAACGATGAACGACATTTCGCCGGGACAGATGTTCTGGGTCATCAAAAACGGCTCTCCCGGCACCGGTATGGTGGCCCACGGGAAGCAACTCAGCGACAAGGAAATCTGGGACCTGGTGAAGTACATCAATACGTCCCTTGCAAAATAA
- a CDS encoding tRNA (cytidine(34)-2'-O)-methyltransferase codes for MPHNLNVVLLEPEIPSNTGSIGRLCLATQSTLHLVEPLGFEITDSRLKRAGLDYWQHLDVVRHADWNAFLQTLPPDAPCIFFSKKAKKLYSEHRYQPGSYLIFGKETLGLPEELINAHPETAVRVPQYDDRVRSLNLSNVVSIAVYEALRQLGY; via the coding sequence ATGCCGCACAACCTGAACGTCGTTTTGCTGGAACCGGAGATCCCATCCAATACGGGGTCCATTGGCCGGTTGTGCCTGGCCACACAATCCACCCTCCACTTGGTGGAACCGCTCGGCTTCGAGATCACCGACAGCCGTCTGAAACGCGCCGGGCTCGATTACTGGCAGCACCTGGATGTGGTGCGGCACGCTGACTGGAACGCGTTTTTACAAACTCTGCCTCCCGACGCCCCTTGCATCTTTTTCTCCAAAAAAGCGAAAAAGCTTTATTCCGAGCACCGCTATCAGCCCGGCAGTTACCTGATCTTCGGCAAAGAAACGCTGGGCCTGCCGGAAGAATTGATCAATGCCCACCCAGAGACCGCCGTGCGCGTACCGCAATACGATGACCGCGTGCGGTCGCTGAACCTGTCGAATGTCGTCTCCATTGCCGTGTACGAAGCCCTGCGCCAGTTGGGCTACTGA
- the msrB gene encoding peptide-methionine (R)-S-oxide reductase MsrB, translating into MMDKVQKSDQEWKDQLSPEQYRICRQHGTEPAFTGEYWNTKTPGMYHCVCCDQPLFDAETKFDSGTGWPSFHSPQGEDAVSEKEDRTLWMRRTEVLCSRCDAHLGHVFNDGPAPTGLRYCINSASLKHKSSGSGG; encoded by the coding sequence ATTATGGATAAAGTTCAGAAAAGCGATCAGGAATGGAAAGATCAGCTGAGTCCGGAACAGTACCGCATCTGCCGCCAGCACGGCACCGAACCGGCTTTCACCGGAGAGTACTGGAACACCAAAACCCCCGGCATGTATCACTGCGTCTGTTGCGACCAGCCGTTGTTCGACGCAGAAACCAAGTTTGACTCCGGCACCGGCTGGCCGAGTTTTCATTCCCCGCAGGGAGAGGACGCGGTGTCGGAAAAGGAGGACCGGACGCTGTGGATGCGGCGCACGGAGGTGTTGTGCTCGCGGTGCGATGCGCACCTGGGCCACGTGTTCAACGACGGCCCTGCCCCCACGGGCCTGCGTTACTGCATCAACTCCGCTTCGCTCAAACACAAATCATCCGGGTCCGGCGGCTGA
- the mltF gene encoding membrane-bound lytic murein transglycosylase MltF, translated as MIHSSITPLCKRTFLAVLLAVLLAGCGSSLTGDYRSLDDIKESGKLVVLTRNAPTTYHFNAQGNPTGPEYDLVAGFAQSLGVEPQFIIKNSMTEILDGIKKGEADLAAAGITKTEVRGRQFLFGPTYQEVTQQVVCRRRNVQPESLKELIEKKVNLVVAAGTSYEENLERLKSKHPGLNWKATTDMDTEEIFEQVWEKEIDCTVADSTIVKINRRYYPELTVQFDSTQPEPLAWVLPQGADELNDAIADWLEEFSHSGDFDSVMAKYYKYIPKFDYVNIATFKRHFRNRYPKYRKLFDKASEKFGLPHNLLAAQAYQESRWNPRAKSPTGVRGIMMLTLVTAKSLGVKNRMDAKASIMAGAQYLHELKQRFRKEIPEPDRTYMALAAYNVGRGHMHDAQKLARDMGKDPYSWEELREVLPLLSQKKYYKKLKYGYARGREPVRYVQRIRDYANILARELK; from the coding sequence ATGATCCATTCTTCGATCACACCGCTTTGCAAACGAACATTCCTTGCTGTGCTTCTCGCTGTTTTGCTGGCAGGATGTGGCAGTTCCCTGACCGGGGACTACCGAAGCCTCGACGACATCAAGGAATCCGGCAAGCTGGTGGTGCTCACCCGCAATGCGCCCACGACGTATCATTTCAATGCACAGGGCAATCCCACGGGACCCGAATACGACCTCGTCGCCGGCTTCGCCCAATCGCTGGGCGTCGAGCCGCAGTTCATCATTAAAAATTCGATGACTGAAATCCTCGACGGCATCAAGAAAGGCGAGGCCGACCTCGCCGCCGCGGGGATCACAAAAACCGAGGTGCGCGGCAGGCAGTTTCTGTTCGGCCCCACTTACCAGGAAGTGACGCAACAGGTCGTTTGCCGCCGCCGCAATGTGCAACCGGAATCGCTGAAAGAACTGATCGAGAAGAAAGTGAACCTGGTGGTGGCGGCGGGTACCAGTTATGAGGAAAACCTGGAACGCTTGAAATCCAAACATCCGGGTCTCAACTGGAAAGCCACCACCGACATGGACACCGAGGAAATCTTTGAGCAGGTGTGGGAAAAGGAAATCGACTGCACCGTCGCCGATTCCACCATCGTGAAGATCAACCGCCGTTATTATCCGGAACTCACCGTGCAGTTCGACAGCACCCAGCCCGAGCCCTTGGCGTGGGTCCTGCCACAGGGAGCGGACGAATTGAACGACGCCATCGCCGACTGGCTTGAAGAGTTCAGTCACAGCGGCGATTTTGATTCGGTGATGGCGAAGTACTACAAGTACATTCCCAAATTCGATTACGTCAACATCGCCACTTTCAAGCGTCATTTCCGCAACCGTTACCCGAAATACAGAAAGTTATTCGATAAGGCTTCGGAAAAATTCGGCCTGCCGCACAACCTGCTTGCGGCACAGGCCTACCAGGAGTCGCGTTGGAATCCGCGGGCGAAAAGCCCCACCGGCGTGCGCGGCATCATGATGCTCACGCTGGTCACAGCCAAGTCACTGGGTGTGAAAAACCGCATGGATGCGAAAGCCAGCATCATGGCGGGCGCGCAGTACCTGCATGAACTCAAGCAACGCTTCCGCAAGGAAATTCCGGAACCCGACCGCACCTACATGGCACTCGCCGCTTACAACGTGGGCCGCGGCCACATGCACGATGCTCAAAAACTGGCGCGCGATATGGGCAAGGATCCTTACTCCTGGGAAGAATTGCGGGAGGTGCTTCCCTTGCTCAGCCAGAAAAAGTATTATAAAAAGTTGAAATACGGATACGCCCGCGGCCGGGAACCGGTGCGTTACGTGCAACGCATACGGGACTACGCCAATATCCTGGCGCGGGAGTTGAAGTGA
- a CDS encoding GIY-YIG nuclease family protein, whose protein sequence is MAEWSVYLVRAQDGSLYTGVSNDVERRVAEHASGGPRGAKFFRGKGPPELVFQETVGDRSQALRAEAAIKKTAQGR, encoded by the coding sequence ATGGCGGAATGGTCGGTGTACCTGGTGCGGGCGCAGGATGGGAGCCTGTACACGGGGGTCAGCAACGATGTGGAACGCCGCGTGGCGGAACATGCCTCCGGTGGTCCGCGTGGGGCCAAGTTTTTTCGCGGCAAGGGACCGCCGGAGCTGGTATTTCAGGAGACCGTGGGGGACCGTTCGCAGGCGCTACGCGCCGAAGCGGCGATCAAAAAAACTGCGCAAGGAAGATAA
- a CDS encoding caspase family protein — MPNQIHQIDSPLQHQMHFAAFSKALVAFLFFLFASTPLTSSAEAPRILNGHTGAVQYVVVSPNGKFIVSAGGDGALILWDARTGDRWKTLSGHNGAVNAIAISPDGRSLATGGADTRIKVWDIQSGNEVRSVPGHFDEVTGVAFFPDGTRLISSGLGESVILWDIRTGQPLRVFADQNDSGSEFVALEPVRSVAASPSGKTLVTAQGDALKLWDASTGTRLRVFSRHNGKLFAAAFSPDGKSIASAGQDGTVRLFSTATGELLYALKGHNEKVNAVAFSPEGAHLLSAGTDNTVRLWKTNDGTLLHTFEGHTKEVTSVSFSPDNRFVVSGSADQTVRLWDLAPHIAPTVVAEAPKSETTPKTETSAPESGPKSQTPTPPVEESPDTEPPTIVITSHEILRGIVVVPALPETFVEGRVTDESGVARVTVNNRPARVDVSGNFSAGVPLQEGKTKVTVMAEDTRGNLAWETFWVEGENPVKKERVAEKPKPKSVDANDGHFHALIIGINQYRHLPPLKTAVHDAQEVDRILRDHYGFETTLLIDPGRDAIMDAFNGIRLRLTADDHFLIYYAGHGEFDKTVNKAYWLPADARPNSDTKWIIVDNITSNIKRMAAKHVLVVADSCYSGTLTRSALTRLATAEEKRRFLDKMRSRPSRTLMASGGNEPVADGGGGGHSVFARAFIEALQQPESPVFTAEQLFHDQIKERVAGSAQQVPEYNIIKNSGHEGGDFVFIKK, encoded by the coding sequence ATGCCGAACCAAATTCACCAGATAGACAGCCCACTCCAACATCAAATGCATTTTGCTGCATTTTCAAAAGCCCTCGTGGCGTTCCTGTTTTTTCTTTTCGCCTCAACGCCCCTCACCTCTTCCGCCGAAGCACCCCGGATCCTGAACGGACATACGGGCGCAGTGCAGTACGTGGTGGTATCTCCGAACGGCAAATTTATCGTTTCAGCGGGAGGCGACGGGGCACTCATCCTATGGGACGCCCGCACAGGGGACAGGTGGAAAACCTTGAGCGGGCACAATGGAGCGGTGAACGCGATCGCCATTTCCCCTGACGGGAGATCGCTCGCAACAGGCGGCGCGGACACACGGATCAAGGTGTGGGATATCCAATCCGGAAACGAAGTGCGGTCGGTTCCCGGCCATTTCGATGAGGTCACCGGCGTCGCCTTTTTTCCGGACGGGACGCGCCTCATCTCCAGCGGGCTCGGAGAATCCGTCATCCTGTGGGACATACGAACAGGACAACCCTTGCGCGTGTTCGCCGATCAAAACGATTCGGGGTCGGAGTTCGTTGCACTGGAACCGGTGCGATCGGTGGCCGCTTCTCCTTCAGGCAAGACGCTGGTCACAGCCCAAGGCGACGCGCTGAAACTGTGGGATGCCTCGACCGGCACGCGCCTGCGCGTTTTCTCGCGTCACAACGGAAAACTTTTCGCCGCGGCGTTTTCTCCCGACGGCAAAAGCATCGCTTCCGCAGGACAGGACGGTACAGTCCGGCTGTTCTCCACTGCCACGGGGGAACTCCTGTATGCGTTGAAAGGACATAATGAAAAAGTGAACGCGGTTGCCTTTTCCCCGGAAGGCGCGCATCTGCTCTCTGCGGGAACTGACAACACGGTCCGATTATGGAAAACAAACGACGGCACCCTTCTTCACACTTTTGAGGGTCACACCAAAGAAGTCACTTCAGTCTCCTTTTCACCGGACAATCGATTCGTCGTTTCGGGAAGCGCCGATCAAACGGTACGGTTATGGGATCTCGCACCGCACATCGCGCCCACCGTTGTGGCGGAAGCACCCAAATCCGAAACCACGCCAAAAACGGAAACGTCCGCTCCCGAATCGGGCCCCAAATCCCAAACGCCCACTCCACCTGTGGAGGAGTCTCCCGATACCGAACCGCCGACCATCGTCATCACGTCGCATGAAATCCTGCGCGGCATCGTGGTGGTGCCGGCGCTTCCGGAAACGTTCGTCGAAGGCCGCGTGACCGATGAAAGCGGCGTCGCCCGCGTCACCGTCAACAACCGTCCTGCGCGCGTGGACGTGTCCGGCAATTTTTCCGCCGGCGTGCCCCTGCAGGAAGGCAAAACCAAGGTCACCGTCATGGCCGAGGACACACGCGGCAACCTGGCGTGGGAAACCTTCTGGGTGGAAGGCGAGAATCCCGTTAAGAAAGAACGGGTGGCGGAGAAACCCAAACCCAAATCGGTGGACGCCAACGACGGCCATTTCCACGCGCTCATCATCGGCATCAATCAGTACCGCCACCTGCCGCCGCTCAAAACCGCGGTGCACGACGCCCAGGAAGTGGACCGCATCCTGCGCGATCACTATGGATTTGAGACCACGCTGTTGATCGATCCCGGCCGCGATGCCATCATGGACGCGTTCAACGGCATCCGTCTCCGCTTGACGGCAGATGATCATTTTCTGATTTACTACGCGGGCCACGGCGAGTTCGACAAAACCGTCAACAAGGCGTACTGGCTTCCCGCTGACGCCCGGCCCAACAGCGACACGAAGTGGATCATCGTGGACAACATCACTTCCAACATCAAGCGGATGGCGGCCAAACACGTGCTGGTTGTGGCGGACAGTTGTTACTCCGGCACGCTGACGCGTTCCGCTCTCACGCGGCTGGCTACGGCTGAAGAAAAAAGGCGCTTTCTGGATAAGATGCGGTCCCGTCCTTCGCGAACCCTGATGGCGAGCGGCGGCAACGAACCTGTGGCCGACGGTGGCGGTGGCGGGCATTCGGTGTTCGCGCGCGCGTTCATTGAGGCGTTGCAACAGCCGGAGAGCCCCGTGTTCACCGCCGAACAGTTGTTCCACGACCAGATCAAGGAACGCGTCGCCGGGTCCGCACAGCAGGTGCCGGAATACAACATCATCAAAAACTCCGGCCATGAGGGCGGCGATTTCGTGTTCATCAAAAAATGA
- a CDS encoding CBS domain-containing protein yields MTTGNTVGDQMSKTLFFTGPETTAFDAVDKMYQNKVSALLIKIDGEFKGIFTKTDWMHLTMGGQADPHKVKVGDMMSSPIITIDRKETVGKATMIMEEKVIRHLAVTDNGKIVGMLSVKDLEKFYYKMHQKTNF; encoded by the coding sequence ATGACCACCGGAAACACCGTAGGCGACCAGATGAGCAAGACCCTGTTCTTCACGGGACCGGAAACCACCGCCTTCGACGCGGTGGACAAGATGTACCAGAACAAGGTGAGCGCCCTGCTCATTAAGATTGACGGCGAATTCAAAGGTATCTTCACTAAAACCGACTGGATGCACCTGACCATGGGAGGCCAGGCCGACCCGCACAAGGTCAAAGTCGGAGACATGATGAGCTCGCCCATCATCACCATCGACCGCAAGGAAACCGTGGGGAAAGCCACTATGATCATGGAAGAGAAGGTCATCCGCCACCTCGCTGTCACTGACAACGGCAAGATCGTCGGCATGCTATCGGTGAAGGACCTCGAGAAGTTCTATTACAAGATGCACCAGAAAACCAATTTCTGA
- a CDS encoding restriction endonuclease, with protein MAVWLIRAGKLGEDENTALEKGLAIIGWRSMPDVSKVSSYEEMKNIQQKFYPDKSPSAIANLAAQIWAFSQKMQKGDIVVLPLKTHSTIALGKITGDYKYLDGRHTRPVEWIRNDIPRSDFGQDLLYSFGAFMTVCRIKRNDAEDRLKSMLKGKADPKFTPGRDILVTPEGEIGPEEDPQVDLEEQAYDQIRRIIESKFKGHGLTRLVESILKVQGYQTWRAPEGPDGGVDLLAGHGPMGFDPPRICVQVKSGGVQNDSAIRELEGVMSRMGAEQGLFVSWDGFNKTALTSNKELFFKVRLWDDKKLMSSLLEDFDKMPDEIQAELPLKRIWVVVQEGD; from the coding sequence ATGGCGGTATGGTTAATTAGAGCTGGAAAGCTTGGGGAAGATGAAAACACAGCCTTGGAAAAAGGCTTGGCGATTATTGGTTGGCGTAGCATGCCCGATGTTTCAAAAGTCTCCTCGTACGAGGAAATGAAAAACATACAGCAGAAATTTTATCCAGACAAATCGCCCTCTGCCATTGCGAATCTCGCTGCTCAGATTTGGGCTTTCTCCCAAAAAATGCAAAAAGGGGATATTGTTGTCCTTCCATTGAAAACCCATTCCACCATCGCCCTGGGGAAAATAACCGGGGATTATAAATATCTGGATGGACGCCATACCCGGCCTGTGGAATGGATTCGAAATGACATACCAAGGAGCGATTTTGGTCAGGATCTTCTCTATTCTTTTGGTGCCTTCATGACCGTTTGCCGGATCAAGCGAAACGATGCTGAGGACCGCCTTAAAAGTATGCTCAAGGGCAAGGCGGATCCCAAGTTCACGCCTGGACGAGATATTCTAGTCACTCCTGAGGGAGAAATTGGCCCTGAAGAGGACCCTCAAGTTGATTTAGAGGAGCAAGCCTACGACCAGATTCGCAGGATCATTGAATCCAAATTCAAGGGGCACGGCCTGACTCGATTGGTCGAATCCATTCTAAAAGTGCAGGGTTACCAAACCTGGCGGGCTCCAGAAGGCCCTGATGGGGGCGTGGACCTACTTGCTGGTCATGGGCCAATGGGATTCGATCCACCCCGCATTTGTGTGCAGGTGAAATCCGGGGGAGTGCAAAACGACTCTGCCATAAGGGAACTGGAAGGCGTGATGAGCCGGATGGGGGCGGAACAGGGGTTATTCGTGTCTTGGGATGGATTCAATAAGACGGCCCTGACAAGCAATAAAGAACTCTTTTTTAAAGTCCGCCTATGGGATGACAAGAAATTGATGTCATCCCTTTTGGAGGATTTCGATAAAATGCCGGATGAAATTCAGGCGGAACTGCCCCTCAAGCGGATTTGGGTTGTCGTCCAAGAGGGCGATTAA
- a CDS encoding DEAD/DEAH box helicase, translating to MKLSVVDNEARLECSAMEQIKIKTKLNSRLGGNLKTEKEVLIFPASALPLVRDLLEGGEKTPEAENAFKKFDGHTEARKRILEILENGTSDNVPEVWEKCLDPAQSFAVSAMVVPNLLGLCLFDEQGSGKTVVTIAAFNILKESGKIDAMIVVCPKTMVSEWPQDIEKFLPGKYRISTAAGGRREKFETALKEFDVLVTNYEGVDHMQVALTATAEKTRYLLVVDESYYVKNTESLRSEAAGRLRASCARCFVLCGTPAPNSPYDLINQFNLADTGYTFAGFKKTKDAEADREAISNLVENKGALIRRLKNEVLQDVPEKNFHVVRIPLKGRQALLYEKARSELELELRSLDNTKFKRELATYFQRRAILLQICSIPSMVDPTNTDVPVKHEYLDGLLGDLISKGRKVILWSFYKNSIDDLMGRYASYAPVRIDGSVGVEERREAVRRFQEDPERMVFIGNPAAAGAGVTLHASYDAVYVSYSNQAAHYLQSLDRIHRRGQKSQEVNYYLLVCEGTIEETEVVRLRGKELQQHSLLGDHIPWPASLDEALKELTAD from the coding sequence ATGAAGTTATCCGTAGTCGACAACGAAGCCCGTCTGGAATGCTCCGCCATGGAGCAAATTAAGATCAAAACAAAGCTCAACAGCCGGTTAGGTGGAAATTTAAAAACTGAGAAAGAAGTCCTCATCTTTCCGGCTAGCGCGCTGCCTCTCGTGCGCGACCTCCTGGAAGGTGGCGAAAAGACCCCAGAGGCAGAGAACGCATTCAAAAAGTTTGATGGACACACTGAAGCCAGAAAAAGGATTCTGGAAATACTTGAGAACGGCACTTCCGACAACGTCCCCGAAGTGTGGGAAAAATGTTTGGACCCGGCGCAATCATTCGCTGTTTCGGCTATGGTCGTGCCCAATCTTCTGGGGCTTTGCCTGTTCGACGAACAAGGTAGTGGCAAGACCGTAGTAACAATTGCAGCCTTCAATATTTTAAAAGAATCGGGCAAGATCGATGCAATGATCGTAGTTTGTCCTAAGACAATGGTGAGCGAATGGCCGCAGGATATCGAGAAGTTTCTTCCAGGCAAATACCGAATTTCCACCGCTGCGGGTGGTCGACGCGAAAAGTTTGAAACGGCGCTTAAGGAATTCGATGTCCTAGTAACGAATTACGAAGGCGTTGACCATATGCAGGTAGCGCTCACTGCCACGGCGGAGAAGACGCGTTATCTTCTGGTCGTTGACGAATCCTATTACGTCAAAAATACGGAATCCCTACGTTCCGAAGCCGCCGGAAGGCTACGTGCCTCGTGTGCCAGATGCTTCGTCTTGTGTGGAACCCCTGCGCCGAACTCTCCCTACGATCTAATAAACCAGTTTAATCTTGCCGATACCGGGTACACCTTTGCCGGGTTTAAAAAAACAAAGGACGCGGAGGCGGATCGGGAAGCCATATCGAACCTGGTCGAAAATAAGGGCGCCTTAATAAGAAGATTGAAGAACGAGGTTCTCCAAGATGTTCCCGAGAAAAACTTCCACGTTGTTCGAATTCCCCTGAAAGGCCGACAGGCTCTATTATACGAAAAAGCGCGCTCCGAGTTGGAGCTTGAACTTCGCTCGCTCGATAACACCAAGTTTAAACGAGAGCTTGCCACTTATTTTCAGCGGCGGGCAATATTGCTTCAAATATGCTCAATTCCTTCAATGGTAGATCCCACAAACACAGACGTTCCCGTGAAACACGAGTATTTGGACGGCTTGCTTGGTGATTTGATTTCCAAGGGACGCAAGGTCATCCTATGGTCGTTTTATAAAAATAGCATTGACGACCTAATGGGCCGTTACGCGTCCTATGCCCCCGTTCGAATAGACGGGTCTGTTGGGGTGGAAGAACGCAGAGAGGCAGTGCGGCGGTTCCAGGAAGACCCGGAAAGGATGGTGTTCATTGGTAACCCTGCGGCTGCAGGTGCCGGTGTTACGTTGCACGCTTCCTACGATGCCGTTTATGTTTCTTATTCGAATCAGGCCGCGCACTACCTCCAGTCCCTCGACCGCATCCACCGACGCGGACAAAAGTCGCAGGAGGTCAATTACTATCTCCTAGTTTGCGAGGGAACTATCGAAGAAACCGAGGTGGTCAGGCTTAGAGGCAAGGAGTTACAACAGCATTCTCTTTTGGGAGACCACATCCCTTGGCCCGCGTCTTTGGACGAGGCTTTGAAGGAGCTAACCGCAGACTAG
- a CDS encoding DNA cytosine methyltransferase — protein sequence MPQIAKEPKTKRAAAIRKCQSERRKRLKTLTIEVDKETHGKIKMLANIRQTTLQGLLFDTLKSLLDSQSNLLPRPWSVLEPLREESKCERTHVSLFSGCGGIDLGFRQAGFKTVFANDLDPDACSTYRSNLGEIVEGDIHTVSLPRMRKKLDILSAGFPCQPFSNAGSRKGIKDKRGTLYQTALEVVEELKPRAVVFENVRGLLSFKTEKKLLIEEICEHLDFLGYDVLFSLVDASKHHVPQKRLRVFMVGIERAKKNGRFSFPAPVERNDLTLKHTILDICQNTQNQQELIQLNPQAIHIGSMVPEGGSWKSIPYEKLPERLKKIADNMEKYRWPNFYRRFHRNEVAGTITAAFKPENAGVWHPLEQRVFSVREIARIQSFPDWFRFEGRNIKSKYQQIGNAVPPRLAYELAAQIDKTLNGEDLRGESGLLTFEQFVKTGKPLRACDRDVVFSKSGASNNEG from the coding sequence ATGCCTCAAATCGCAAAAGAACCGAAAACCAAAAGAGCCGCTGCCATAAGAAAATGTCAGTCTGAGCGCCGCAAACGGCTAAAGACCTTAACGATCGAAGTGGACAAAGAAACTCACGGCAAAATCAAAATGTTGGCAAACATCCGGCAAACTACTTTGCAAGGCCTTCTGTTCGATACGCTCAAATCGTTGCTCGATTCTCAGAGTAATCTCTTACCCCGTCCTTGGAGCGTTTTAGAGCCTTTGAGGGAGGAATCGAAATGCGAAAGAACGCACGTGAGCCTTTTTTCAGGCTGCGGCGGCATTGATTTGGGATTCAGGCAAGCCGGATTTAAAACTGTTTTCGCCAACGACCTAGACCCAGATGCGTGTTCAACGTATCGCTCCAACCTAGGAGAGATTGTAGAAGGGGACATTCATACCGTGTCCTTGCCGCGCATGAGGAAAAAGCTGGACATCCTTTCTGCCGGATTCCCCTGCCAGCCCTTCTCTAACGCAGGCTCTCGGAAAGGTATTAAGGACAAGCGCGGCACTCTTTATCAAACTGCGCTGGAAGTCGTTGAAGAGCTAAAGCCCAGGGCTGTGGTCTTCGAGAACGTTCGGGGTCTTTTATCTTTCAAGACCGAAAAGAAGCTATTAATCGAAGAGATTTGCGAGCACCTTGACTTTTTGGGCTACGATGTCCTATTCAGCCTTGTGGACGCCTCAAAACACCACGTCCCTCAAAAAAGATTGCGGGTGTTCATGGTCGGGATAGAGCGCGCCAAGAAAAACGGGCGATTCTCCTTTCCCGCCCCTGTGGAAAGGAATGATCTCACGCTCAAGCATACAATACTTGATATTTGTCAGAATACACAGAATCAGCAGGAACTTATACAGTTAAACCCCCAAGCGATCCATATCGGCTCGATGGTTCCGGAGGGAGGATCGTGGAAGAGCATTCCCTACGAAAAACTCCCGGAAAGATTGAAGAAAATCGCAGACAACATGGAAAAATACCGCTGGCCAAACTTTTATCGCCGTTTTCATCGCAATGAAGTAGCCGGAACGATAACAGCAGCATTTAAGCCAGAGAACGCTGGCGTTTGGCATCCCTTAGAGCAACGCGTATTCTCTGTAAGAGAGATCGCACGCATCCAAAGCTTCCCTGATTGGTTCAGATTCGAAGGCAGAAACATTAAATCGAAATATCAGCAAATTGGCAACGCGGTGCCTCCGCGTCTGGCCTACGAGTTGGCGGCGCAAATAGACAAGACCTTGAATGGTGAGGATTTACGCGGCGAAAGTGGTCTTCTAACCTTCGAGCAATTCGTGAAGACAGGAAAACCTCTTCGCGCTTGCGACCGAGATGTTGTCTTTTCAAAAAGCGGCGCTTCCAATAATGAAGGGTAA
- a CDS encoding helix-turn-helix domain-containing protein: MTKFVEVVIFPDGRMDTTNASEYLGLSQKTLAMMRCQGTGPTYIKRGRVFYYKDDLDAWLRKGGKRLSTAQTASFSGE; this comes from the coding sequence ATGACCAAGTTTGTAGAAGTAGTGATTTTCCCCGATGGACGGATGGACACCACCAATGCGTCAGAATACTTGGGCTTGAGCCAGAAAACGCTGGCCATGATGCGGTGTCAGGGAACCGGGCCGACTTACATCAAACGAGGCCGGGTTTTCTATTACAAGGATGATCTGGACGCATGGTTACGTAAAGGTGGAAAACGCCTGAGCACGGCTCAAACCGCCTCTTTTTCCGGTGAGTAA